Proteins encoded in a region of the Ranitomeya imitator isolate aRanImi1 chromosome 9, aRanImi1.pri, whole genome shotgun sequence genome:
- the LOC138649777 gene encoding 3-galactosyl-N-acetylglucosaminide 4-alpha-L-fucosyltransferase FUT3-like: MLPKVLLLKLSRLALFFMLQVCILFILFMMFYKKETPGLITNLQNYTTTVGSSEPSLIILLWTYPYNYRFPLNRCPKQFDGSGCFYTVNRKFYSSANAVVIHHRNVSDSKEQLPQAPRPPNQYWIWFSNEPPIHCQNLSFMDNLINLTMSYRTDSDIFTPFGWIEKHYGTVNFTIPKKTKLVAWAVSNWKRQSKRVQYYEELKNYLHVDIYGRKHLYLPKNIQLKTLSTYKFYLAFENSIHEDYISEKFWYNALSSGCVPVVLGPPRANYERFIPGDAFIHVDDFSSPEELASYLLRLDKDEEKYKQYFNWRNIYKPWKKEISWVMPYCKICKVLKEAPSYRAIPSIEAWFK; the protein is encoded by the coding sequence ATGTTACCCAAAGTTCTGCTATTGAAATTGAGCAGACTTGCCCTCTTTTTCATGCTACAAGTGTGCATCTTATTTATCCTTTTCATGATGTTCTATAAAAAAGAAACTCCTGGATTAATTACTAATTTACAAAACTATACGACTACAGTTGGCTCTAGTGAACCAAGTCTCATTATATTGCTTTGGACCTATCCCTATAATTACAGATTTCCTCTTAATAGATGCCCAAAACAGTTTGATGGATCTGGCTGCTTCTATACTGTAAACCGTAAATTTTATTCATCAGCAAATGCTGTTGTAATCCACCACAGAAATGTGAGCGATTCTAAAGAACAGCTACCTCAAGCACCAAGACCACCTAATCAGTACTGGATATGGTTTAGCAATGAACCTCCAATTCATTGTCAGAACCTTTCATTTATGGACAATCTTATCAACCTTACAATGTCCTACAGGACAGACTCTGACATTTTTACTCCATTTGGTTGGATAGAAAAGCACTACGGGACAGTAAATTTTACTATCCCCAAGAAGACAAAGTTAGTGGCATGGGCAGTAAGTAATTGGAAACGACAATCAAAAAGAGTACAATATTACGAAGAGCTAAAGAACTATTTACATGTAGATATATATGGAAGAAAACATCTTTACCTCCCAAAAAATATACAACTAAAAACACTCTCAACTTACAAATTCTACCTTGCTTTTGAGAATTCTATCCATGAAGACTATATATCCGAAAAATTCTGGTACAATGCACTTTCTTCAGGATGTGTTCCTGTTGTGTTGGGTCCACCACGAGCAAATTATGAGCGCTTCATCCCAGGAGATGCCTTCATTCATGTTGATGACTTTTCAAGCCCCGAGGAACTGGCTTCTTATCTTCTAAGGCTAGACAAAGATGAAGAAAAGTACAAGCAATATTTTAACTGGAGAAATATATATAAACCGTGGAAAAAGGAAATATCTTGGGTAATGCCCTACTGTAAAATTTGTAAGGTTCTAAAAGAGGCTCCATCTTATAGAGCCATACCAAGTATTGAAGCATGGTTCAAGTAA